From a region of the Odontesthes bonariensis isolate fOdoBon6 chromosome 4, fOdoBon6.hap1, whole genome shotgun sequence genome:
- the LOC142379325 gene encoding small integral membrane protein 26-like has product MGIKDFMKWNKSVSALYAVGIWTMICSFGYYKYTGRYEGIGVRKEEEEEPENPYKQVYKTPHSVTTIIYKKDFVPYTTRISNFIKSFSGEPGPEDGNK; this is encoded by the exons ATGGGTATCAAAGATTTCATGAAGTGGAACAAGAGCGTGTCCGCATTGTACGCTGTTGGGATCTGGACCATGATCTGCTCCTTCGGGTATTATAAATACACGGGTCGTTATGAGGGCATAGGAG tgagaaaagaagaggaggaagagccaGAGAATCCGTACAAGCAGGTCTACAAGACTCCTCACTCCGTGACCACCATCATCTACAAGAAAGACTTTGTCCCATACACCACAAGGATTTCCAACTTCATTAAATCCTTCAGTGGTGAACCCGGGCCTGAAGATGGCAACAAATAG